In one window of Nakamurella sp. PAMC28650 DNA:
- a CDS encoding NADPH:quinone oxidoreductase family protein, with protein sequence MKAWQVPVLGEAEQVMTLGETPIPEPGPSQLRIRVGAVALNFPDSLMVRGQYQEKPALPFTPGIELCGVVDGAGDDGGAGDDADLRKGARVMGLASMPHGALAEYAIVERTAVSRAPDGLDDAHAAAFTVAYQTGWVALHRRAELKAGETLLVHAAAGGVGSAAVQLGKAAGARVVGVVGSADKVEVARRCGADEVIDRSAYDAQGLVGALKAACGRGGADVVYDPVGGDSFVASTKVVAFEGRILIVGFTSGIIPKAAVNHALVKNYGILGVYWGLYHQRKPEIIVQAAQALAELVATGRINPEVSSVLPFEQAPAGLATLAAGRSTGRIVVMAP encoded by the coding sequence ATGAAGGCCTGGCAGGTACCGGTGCTCGGCGAGGCCGAGCAGGTGATGACGCTCGGCGAGACGCCCATCCCGGAACCCGGTCCGTCGCAGCTGCGGATCAGGGTCGGCGCGGTGGCGCTGAACTTCCCCGATTCGCTGATGGTCCGCGGCCAGTACCAGGAGAAGCCGGCGCTGCCGTTCACCCCCGGGATCGAACTGTGCGGTGTCGTCGACGGCGCGGGCGATGACGGCGGAGCGGGCGATGACGCCGACCTCCGCAAGGGAGCCAGGGTGATGGGTCTTGCGTCCATGCCGCACGGCGCTCTCGCGGAGTACGCGATCGTCGAGCGGACGGCCGTCAGCCGAGCCCCGGACGGACTGGACGACGCGCACGCGGCCGCCTTCACGGTCGCTTACCAGACCGGTTGGGTGGCCCTGCATCGGCGCGCCGAACTGAAGGCGGGCGAGACGCTGCTGGTCCACGCGGCCGCCGGCGGGGTGGGCTCGGCCGCGGTCCAGCTGGGCAAGGCCGCCGGCGCCAGGGTGGTCGGCGTCGTGGGCAGCGCGGACAAGGTCGAGGTGGCAAGGCGGTGCGGCGCCGACGAGGTGATCGATCGGTCCGCCTACGACGCCCAGGGTCTGGTCGGGGCCCTGAAGGCGGCATGCGGTCGCGGAGGTGCGGATGTCGTCTACGACCCGGTCGGTGGCGACTCGTTCGTCGCCTCGACCAAGGTGGTGGCCTTCGAGGGTCGGATCCTGATCGTCGGATTCACCAGCGGCATCATCCCGAAGGCGGCGGTCAACCACGCGCTCGTCAAGAACTACGGGATCCTCGGGGTGTACTGGGGGCTCTACCACCAGCGGAAGCCGGAAATCATCGTGCAGGCGGCACAGGCGCTCGCGGAACTGGTCGCAACGGGCCGGATCAACCCCGAGGTGTCCTCGGTGCTGCCGTTCGAGCAGGCACCGGCGGGTCTGGCCACGCTGGCGGCCGGTCGATCCACCGGCCGGATCGTGGTGATGGCACCGTGA
- a CDS encoding SDR family oxidoreductase → MPQDESPPTAAGAAVGGPVAQRLAGRVAVVTGASRGIGLAIARRLVAEGARVAITARNTDALDEAVQELGGPSVAIAFAGKADDLDHQDATLSGVADAFGPVDILVNNAGINPAYGSLVDLPLAAARKILDVNVLGTLSWVQRACAAGLGTRGGSIVNIASVAGVKPAPGISFYGVSKAAIINLTASLAVELGPGIRVNAVAPAVVKTRFAEALYVGREEQVTAQYPLRRLGVPDDVSSAVAFLASDEASWITGQTFVLDGGVTLVGGVG, encoded by the coding sequence ATGCCGCAGGACGAATCACCCCCTACCGCCGCCGGCGCTGCGGTCGGCGGACCCGTTGCGCAGCGACTGGCCGGCCGGGTCGCGGTCGTCACCGGCGCCAGCCGCGGGATCGGGCTGGCGATCGCCCGGCGGCTGGTGGCCGAGGGCGCCAGGGTGGCGATCACCGCCCGGAACACCGACGCCCTCGACGAGGCCGTGCAGGAACTCGGCGGCCCTTCCGTGGCCATCGCCTTCGCCGGGAAGGCGGATGATCTCGACCACCAGGACGCCACCCTGTCCGGCGTGGCGGACGCCTTCGGCCCGGTCGACATCCTGGTGAACAACGCAGGCATCAATCCGGCGTACGGGAGCCTCGTCGATCTCCCGCTGGCTGCCGCGCGGAAGATCCTCGACGTCAACGTGCTGGGCACGCTGTCCTGGGTGCAGCGCGCCTGCGCAGCCGGCCTCGGCACGCGGGGTGGCAGCATCGTCAACATCGCTTCGGTCGCCGGGGTGAAGCCGGCCCCCGGAATCTCCTTCTACGGCGTGAGCAAGGCCGCGATCATCAACCTGACTGCGAGCCTGGCGGTGGAGCTGGGCCCGGGGATCCGCGTCAACGCGGTGGCTCCGGCCGTGGTCAAGACCAGGTTCGCCGAGGCCCTCTACGTCGGGCGCGAGGAGCAGGTCACCGCCCAGTACCCGCTGCGCCGGCTCGGTGTTCCCGACGACGTGTCCAGCGCGGTGGCCTTTCTCGCCTCCGACGAGGCTTCCTGGATCACCGGGCAGACCTTCGTGCTCGACGGCGGCGTCACCCTGGTCGGAGGTGTCGGATGA